In a single window of the Flavobacterium sp. W4I14 genome:
- a CDS encoding hypothetical protein (product_source=Hypo-rule applied; pfam=PF14081), protein MKITEAQKKRYFKRVNDDIRKYGYHTTAVLEAENSTSFAYSTGIFENFKIPELFISGLGPNLSGQLIKNYADQYKLGNVPLNKRITDLTERFPVYFIKVTNESLSDYVLSSIRHYEDKKYEYLQLVSPDLNGNFPNEPNYDYDQKIFGEFEPT, encoded by the coding sequence ATGAAGATAACTGAAGCACAAAAGAAAAGATATTTCAAAAGAGTGAATGATGATATCCGTAAATACGGCTATCATACCACTGCTGTATTAGAAGCAGAAAATTCTACATCTTTTGCTTATTCAACCGGGATTTTTGAGAATTTCAAAATCCCCGAATTATTCATTTCAGGTCTCGGTCCAAACCTTTCGGGGCAATTAATTAAAAATTATGCAGATCAATATAAACTTGGGAATGTTCCGCTAAATAAAAGAATTACAGACTTAACGGAAAGATTTCCGGTATACTTTATTAAAGTCACCAATGAAAGTTTATCTGATTATGTGTTATCTTCTATCAGGCATTATGAAGACAAAAAATATGAGTATTTACAACTTGTATCTCCTGATTTAAATGGAAATTTCCCAAATGAGCCCAACTATGATTATGACCAGAAGATTTTTGGAGAATTCGAACCAACATAA
- a CDS encoding hypothetical protein (product_source=COG4275; cath_funfam=1.10.10.60; cog=COG4275; pfam=PF09828,PF12833; smart=SM00342; superfamily=46689) yields MKWITRERPKIDRIACPWLIKRFIDPEAEIIYVPFEKVITTASELGAIPFDLPGVEYSHYDDQCTFDYFLKKHGLKDVALDRMAAIIRGADTDRLDFAPQAAGLSAIFLGLSRNITDDQELLELGIKVYDGLYTWAKHLHDQKHTQSPVEHLLLDVYNRYLKSSAKKAPEWTRELKEMIQDQMDTNMSLSLQQVSDELEINPAYLSREFSRYFDNLSFGDYIRKMRIEKAVALMQTPSYSLTEIAYLTGFSDQSHFNRIFKKQTGENPSAFRKNVLKGKKDTK; encoded by the coding sequence ATGAAGTGGATCACAAGAGAAAGACCGAAAATAGACCGCATTGCCTGCCCATGGCTGATCAAAAGGTTTATAGACCCTGAAGCAGAGATTATCTACGTGCCGTTTGAAAAAGTAATTACTACCGCAAGCGAACTTGGGGCGATTCCCTTTGATCTACCGGGTGTAGAATATAGCCACTATGATGACCAATGTACCTTTGATTATTTTTTAAAAAAGCACGGGTTAAAAGATGTAGCCCTCGACCGCATGGCTGCAATTATTCGCGGAGCTGATACCGATAGGCTTGATTTTGCGCCGCAGGCGGCCGGTCTCTCTGCCATTTTTCTCGGTCTTTCCCGTAACATCACCGATGATCAGGAGCTGCTCGAACTTGGGATAAAGGTATACGATGGCCTTTACACCTGGGCAAAACACCTGCATGACCAAAAGCATACCCAGTCGCCGGTAGAGCATCTTTTACTTGATGTTTACAACCGATACCTGAAATCCAGCGCTAAAAAAGCACCCGAATGGACCAGGGAGCTCAAGGAGATGATTCAGGACCAGATGGATACCAATATGTCGCTTAGCCTGCAGCAGGTATCAGATGAGCTGGAAATCAATCCGGCCTATCTCTCCAGAGAATTTTCCCGGTATTTTGATAACCTTTCTTTTGGCGACTACATCCGTAAAATGCGCATCGAAAAAGCAGTCGCCCTAATGCAGACGCCTTCTTATAGCCTTACCGAAATTGCCTACCTGACCGGGTTTTCCGATCAGAGCCACTTTAACCGGATTTTCAAGAAGCAGACCGGGGAAAATCCATCCGCTTTCCGGAAAAATGTGCTTAAAGGTAAAAAGGATACAAAATAG
- a CDS encoding hypothetical protein (product_source=Hypo-rule applied; cath_funfam=2.60.40.150; pfam=PF12867; superfamily=109854), which yields MINVHFECDILRASRNRLLQLIETSNNEILFKIPEGFNNNILWQIGHCITSQQRHMYMRSGLPMYISKEFMESFKIGSSPRSWEINPDVNEVKHLLIHTVNSLESDLESKLFVNYEPFELPIGFQVKNHVEALQAANYHEAEHSGKIFTYLKLLVKE from the coding sequence ATGATTAATGTACATTTCGAATGTGATATTTTAAGAGCTAGCAGGAATAGGTTATTGCAATTAATTGAAACAAGTAATAACGAAATATTATTTAAAATTCCTGAGGGTTTTAACAATAATATACTGTGGCAAATAGGTCATTGTATCACTTCTCAACAGCGGCATATGTATATGCGTAGTGGATTACCCATGTATATATCTAAAGAATTCATGGAATCCTTCAAAATTGGATCGTCTCCTCGTTCCTGGGAAATTAATCCGGATGTTAATGAGGTGAAACATCTATTGATTCATACAGTTAACAGCCTTGAATCAGATCTTGAATCTAAATTATTTGTTAACTATGAGCCCTTTGAGTTACCCATCGGATTTCAGGTGAAAAATCATGTCGAGGCCCTGCAAGCCGCTAACTATCACGAAGCAGAGCATAGTGGGAAGATTTTTACTTATTTGAAGCTGTTAGTCAAAGAATGA
- a CDS encoding AraC-like DNA-binding protein (product_source=COG2207; cath_funfam=1.10.10.60; cog=COG2207; ko=KO:K20968; pfam=PF12833; smart=SM00342; superfamily=46689,51215) yields the protein MTNPTEILPGLIFYSYLSAQRKEKVCFWNHHTLVLQVSGQFTLETAGQSISMTGGELLLIGKNQLGALTKTPLPGGNYETIVISLQEELLRKIVLEEKLTADHKYIGPPNILIPSNEFLKGYFQSIVPYARSSGATMTNEMGILKVKEGIKLLLLALPALRNFLFDFSEPHKIDLEKFMLSNFHFNVPIEKFAQLTGRSLAGFKRDFLKTFGAPPRHWLQDKRLTEAKHLIKSKHQKPSAIYLDLGFESLSHFSHAFKKKFGMAPTALNA from the coding sequence ATGACCAATCCAACAGAAATCCTCCCAGGCCTGATCTTTTATTCTTACCTCTCTGCCCAGCGGAAAGAAAAAGTGTGTTTTTGGAACCACCATACCCTGGTATTGCAGGTTTCGGGGCAGTTCACTTTAGAAACCGCTGGGCAAAGCATTTCGATGACCGGAGGAGAACTGTTGTTGATTGGCAAAAACCAGTTGGGTGCGCTCACCAAAACACCGCTGCCCGGAGGAAACTATGAAACCATCGTTATATCCCTTCAGGAAGAGCTTTTGCGCAAGATCGTATTGGAAGAAAAGTTAACCGCAGACCATAAATACATTGGTCCGCCAAATATCCTGATTCCATCAAACGAATTCCTAAAAGGATATTTCCAATCTATTGTTCCCTATGCCCGAAGCTCGGGTGCCACCATGACCAATGAAATGGGTATTTTGAAAGTGAAAGAAGGAATTAAACTGCTATTACTTGCCCTACCGGCACTGCGTAACTTTTTATTCGACTTTTCAGAGCCCCATAAAATAGACCTGGAAAAGTTTATGCTGAGCAACTTTCATTTTAATGTGCCCATCGAAAAATTCGCGCAGCTTACTGGTCGTAGCCTGGCCGGTTTTAAACGCGATTTCCTGAAAACATTCGGTGCGCCACCCCGCCATTGGCTGCAGGATAAACGCCTAACAGAAGCCAAACACCTCATTAAAAGCAAACACCAGAAACCTTCTGCCATTTACCTCGACCTGGGCTTCGAAAGCCTGTCGCACTTCTCACATGCTTTTAAAAAGAAGTTTGGCATGGCACCTACGGCACTAAATGCGTAA
- a CDS encoding putative dehydrogenase (product_source=COG0673; cath_funfam=3.30.360.10,3.40.50.720; cleavage_site_network=SignalP-noTM; cog=COG0673; pfam=PF01408,PF02894; superfamily=51735), giving the protein MNTRRDFLQKMGASALMLQLGSISAIANAFDQIEQPYQGRVLRVAIMGLGGYGTRVAEAMKACTKAKLVGVISGTPSKIKEWQTKYNIPEKNCYNYDNFDQVKNNPDIDAIYVITPNALHHSQVIRVAKAGKHAICEKPMALNAKEGQEMLDACKKANVKLLVGYRLHFEPRTLEVIRMRNKGDFGKIMFFQGQCGFKIGDPTQWRLNKALAGGGSMMDIGIYAINGARYMVGEEPIWVTAQETKTDTVKFKEGVDETIQFQLGFPSGAVASCLSSYNINYLDRFFMSGDKGFAEMQPSTGYGPIKGRTHQGELTQPITTHQTVQMDEMATIIFEGNKPVVPVNGEEALKDLKIIDAIYQAVKTGKQVKLTA; this is encoded by the coding sequence ATGAATACCAGAAGAGATTTTCTACAAAAAATGGGTGCATCAGCATTGATGCTGCAATTGGGATCGATATCGGCAATTGCGAACGCTTTTGATCAGATCGAACAGCCTTACCAGGGTAGGGTACTCCGAGTAGCCATCATGGGTTTAGGCGGATATGGCACCCGTGTAGCTGAGGCTATGAAGGCCTGTACCAAGGCAAAGCTGGTAGGTGTAATTAGCGGTACGCCTTCAAAAATTAAAGAATGGCAAACGAAGTACAACATTCCGGAAAAGAATTGTTATAACTATGACAACTTCGATCAGGTAAAAAATAATCCGGATATAGACGCGATTTATGTGATTACGCCAAATGCACTACACCATAGCCAGGTTATCCGGGTAGCAAAAGCCGGAAAACATGCCATATGCGAGAAACCGATGGCATTGAATGCTAAAGAGGGACAAGAGATGCTTGATGCTTGTAAAAAAGCAAATGTAAAGTTATTGGTTGGCTACAGGCTGCATTTTGAACCCCGTACGCTGGAGGTGATCCGAATGAGAAATAAGGGTGACTTTGGTAAGATCATGTTTTTCCAGGGACAATGTGGTTTTAAAATAGGCGATCCTACGCAATGGCGATTAAACAAAGCGCTTGCAGGCGGGGGATCAATGATGGATATTGGAATCTATGCAATTAACGGAGCCAGGTATATGGTGGGGGAAGAGCCGATCTGGGTAACAGCTCAGGAAACCAAAACCGACACGGTAAAGTTTAAAGAAGGTGTAGATGAAACCATACAATTTCAATTGGGTTTCCCGAGCGGTGCGGTAGCCTCCTGCTTATCTAGTTATAACATTAATTACCTGGATAGATTTTTTATGAGCGGCGACAAAGGATTTGCAGAAATGCAACCTTCTACGGGTTATGGTCCCATCAAGGGGAGGACACATCAGGGTGAACTCACGCAGCCCATAACTACACATCAAACTGTACAGATGGATGAAATGGCCACTATTATTTTTGAAGGTAACAAGCCGGTAGTTCCTGTAAATGGTGAAGAAGCTTTGAAAGATCTTAAAATTATTGATGCCATCTATCAGGCCGTAAAAACAGGAAAACAGGTCAAGCTTACTGCTTAG
- a CDS encoding aryl-alcohol dehydrogenase-like predicted oxidoreductase (product_source=COG0667; cath_funfam=3.20.20.100; cog=COG0667; pfam=PF00248; superfamily=51430), with amino-acid sequence MNNITKIQLGHNGPFVSKLGLGCMRMSSVWGGATPSETESIATIQEALDSGINFLNTGDFYGAGHNEMLIGKAIKGRRDDAFISVKFGAIFHNGQWLGLDLRPIAIRNFINYSLTRLGIETIDLYQPCRMDDSVPVADIIGTVADLIKEGKVRHIGVSEITADQLRQANDTHPISALEIGYSLADRQIEKELLPAAKELGIAIVAFANTAEGLLTGDMNAPLAENDYHNHFSRFQGENLVHNLEKVEVLKQLAHNKGCTPTQLAIAWVKEQGDHIMPLVSMSRRSRLPENIKALDIVFTPEEMNTLNTTFAVGAIRGGTYLQR; translated from the coding sequence ATGAACAACATCACAAAAATTCAGTTGGGTCACAATGGCCCATTCGTATCTAAACTTGGTTTGGGCTGTATGCGCATGTCTTCTGTGTGGGGTGGTGCTACACCCAGCGAAACAGAAAGTATTGCTACCATTCAGGAAGCATTAGATAGTGGCATTAACTTTTTAAACACAGGCGACTTTTACGGCGCCGGTCATAACGAAATGTTAATTGGCAAAGCGATTAAAGGCCGGCGAGATGATGCTTTTATCAGCGTAAAATTCGGTGCCATCTTTCACAACGGCCAGTGGCTGGGATTAGATCTTCGGCCCATTGCGATCAGAAATTTTATCAATTATTCGCTAACGCGTTTGGGTATCGAAACGATCGACCTCTACCAGCCTTGCCGAATGGACGATAGTGTGCCGGTAGCAGACATCATCGGAACGGTTGCCGACCTGATTAAAGAAGGTAAGGTGCGCCACATTGGTGTATCCGAAATTACGGCTGATCAGCTTCGTCAGGCAAATGACACTCACCCCATAAGTGCGCTGGAAATCGGTTATTCGCTGGCTGACCGTCAGATCGAAAAGGAACTGCTGCCTGCAGCAAAAGAACTGGGCATTGCCATAGTGGCCTTCGCTAATACCGCAGAAGGTTTATTAACCGGCGACATGAACGCGCCACTTGCAGAAAATGATTACCATAACCATTTCTCCCGTTTTCAGGGCGAAAACCTGGTTCATAACCTCGAAAAAGTAGAAGTATTGAAACAATTGGCCCACAACAAAGGCTGTACACCTACACAGCTTGCTATTGCCTGGGTAAAGGAGCAGGGCGATCATATCATGCCTTTAGTAAGCATGAGCCGCAGATCGCGCCTGCCCGAAAATATTAAAGCACTTGATATTGTATTTACGCCGGAAGAAATGAACACTTTAAATACTACTTTTGCAGTAGGTGCCATACGTGGCGGTACTTATTTACAACGTTAA
- a CDS encoding acid phosphatase family membrane protein YuiD (product_source=COG1963; cog=COG1963; superfamily=161111; transmembrane_helix_parts=Outside_1_3,TMhelix_4_26,Inside_27_32,TMhelix_33_55,Outside_56_58,TMhelix_59_81,Inside_82_93,TMhelix_94_116,Outside_117_130,TMhelix_131_153,Inside_154_162), with translation MGLSGLGIFHTIIGIVAIVAAIISFVRFGKIDLTHLSGKTYFYTTAVTALTALGISKHGGFNAGHIFSVFIFILVVVAFWLSVKRSTNNKARYIENFLLSFSFFLSLIPTVNETFTRVPLGHPLAKNPTDPIIAQTLLVLLIAFVAGAIYQYIKQRNALRIR, from the coding sequence ATGGGACTATCAGGTTTAGGAATTTTTCATACCATCATTGGTATCGTTGCCATTGTAGCAGCAATCATTTCATTTGTACGCTTTGGGAAAATTGATTTAACGCATCTTAGTGGTAAAACATACTTTTATACTACTGCGGTTACGGCTTTAACTGCATTGGGAATCTCCAAACATGGAGGCTTTAATGCCGGGCATATTTTTTCGGTATTCATTTTTATTTTAGTGGTGGTGGCTTTTTGGCTTTCGGTAAAGCGAAGTACCAATAATAAGGCCCGCTATATAGAGAATTTTTTACTCTCTTTCAGCTTCTTTCTGTCGCTCATTCCCACCGTGAACGAAACCTTTACCCGGGTTCCGCTGGGGCATCCACTGGCTAAAAATCCTACCGATCCTATAATTGCCCAAACATTGCTCGTGCTCTTAATCGCATTTGTTGCCGGTGCCATTTACCAGTACATTAAACAACGTAACGCGCTTAGAATACGGTAA
- a CDS encoding CRP-like cAMP-binding protein (product_source=COG0664; cath_funfam=2.60.120.10; cog=COG0664; pfam=PF00027; superfamily=51206): protein MDNFQALFDYIQKLSGKTLSAEEKQIFTAHFKPKKIRKRQYFLQEGDVCKYTGFIVKGAAKTFTVDEKGHEHILRLSIENWWLADFESFYKLTPSRFNIEALEDMEILQITHNLVEEFIKPIPAFSAMQNVLSQNNTIAAQKRMQSSISQTGEERFQELVNDHPHFIQRFPQNLIASYLGLTPETLSRIRKNSSK from the coding sequence ATGGATAATTTTCAAGCGCTGTTCGATTACATTCAAAAACTTTCTGGCAAAACGCTTTCAGCAGAAGAAAAGCAAATATTTACCGCACATTTCAAACCCAAAAAAATCCGTAAGCGACAATACTTTTTACAGGAAGGGGATGTATGTAAATATACCGGATTCATTGTGAAAGGAGCTGCCAAGACGTTTACGGTGGATGAAAAAGGACATGAGCATATATTAAGATTAAGCATCGAAAACTGGTGGTTAGCCGATTTTGAAAGTTTTTATAAGTTGACACCAAGCCGATTTAACATAGAAGCGCTGGAAGATATGGAGATCTTACAAATCACCCATAACCTGGTAGAAGAATTTATAAAGCCTATTCCTGCCTTTTCAGCGATGCAGAACGTGCTGAGTCAAAACAACACCATAGCTGCCCAGAAAAGGATGCAGTCTTCCATCAGTCAAACCGGCGAAGAACGGTTTCAAGAACTCGTTAACGATCATCCTCACTTTATACAGCGGTTCCCGCAAAATTTAATTGCTTCTTACCTGGGTTTAACACCAGAAACCTTAAGCCGGATCAGGAAGAACTCCTCCAAATAG
- a CDS encoding chromate transporter (product_source=KO:K07240; cog=COG2059; ko=KO:K07240; pfam=PF02417; superfamily=103506; tigrfam=TIGR00937; transmembrane_helix_parts=Inside_1_20,TMhelix_21_40,Outside_41_59,TMhelix_60_82,Inside_83_83,TMhelix_84_106,Outside_107_115,TMhelix_116_138,Inside_139_157,TMhelix_158_175,Outside_176_178,TMhelix_179_196,Inside_197_225,TMhelix_226_248,Outside_249_267,TMhelix_268_290,Inside_291_294,TMhelix_295_317,Outside_318_331,TMhelix_332_349,Inside_350_355,TMhelix_356_372,Outside_373_394), which produces MEKQPIIKERPVYSLAEITKYFLKLGTWGFGGPVALVGYMQRDLVEQKGWLSEEEYKEGLALAQLAPGPLAAQLGIYIGFVHYGLLGATLTGLAFVLPSFIMVVLLGMAYQLYGGLTWMQAVFYGVGAAVIGIIAMSAYKLTIKSISKLELAAMKSKWLLWLFYVIGIIITVITEREEVLLFLGCGLLYMLIKAPPQWIKKPATLPAGILISTGFWNYDSKTLQEIGWFFAKAGAFVFGSGLAIVPFLHGGVVKEFGWLTEHQFVDSVAVAMITPGPVVITVGFIGYLVAGFPGACVAALATFLPCYIFTVALAPPFKKIAKNTSIKAFVDGITAAVIGALVGSVIVIGMRSIKDIPTALIAIAAVLALIYIKKLQEPYLIGAAAIIGLLIKFI; this is translated from the coding sequence GTGGAAAAGCAACCAATAATAAAGGAAAGACCAGTTTACAGTCTGGCAGAGATTACAAAATATTTTCTCAAACTCGGCACCTGGGGATTCGGAGGGCCGGTGGCATTGGTTGGTTACATGCAACGGGATTTGGTAGAGCAAAAAGGCTGGCTGAGTGAAGAAGAGTATAAAGAGGGGCTTGCGCTTGCCCAACTGGCGCCTGGGCCTTTGGCGGCACAACTGGGGATCTATATTGGCTTTGTGCATTATGGATTGTTAGGGGCAACCCTTACCGGGCTGGCCTTTGTATTGCCATCTTTTATTATGGTGGTGTTATTGGGTATGGCTTACCAGTTATACGGAGGCTTAACCTGGATGCAGGCCGTTTTTTACGGGGTTGGTGCTGCGGTAATCGGTATTATAGCCATGAGCGCCTACAAGCTGACCATCAAGTCCATCAGCAAGCTTGAGCTTGCGGCCATGAAATCCAAATGGCTGTTATGGCTTTTTTACGTCATTGGGATCATCATTACGGTAATTACCGAAAGAGAAGAAGTATTGCTTTTTCTGGGTTGTGGCCTACTGTATATGCTGATCAAAGCCCCGCCGCAATGGATTAAAAAACCGGCAACGTTACCTGCCGGCATTCTGATCAGTACAGGGTTTTGGAACTATGACAGTAAAACACTTCAGGAAATCGGCTGGTTCTTTGCCAAAGCGGGTGCTTTTGTTTTCGGCAGCGGGCTCGCTATTGTACCTTTCCTACATGGCGGAGTGGTGAAAGAATTCGGCTGGCTAACCGAACACCAGTTTGTGGATTCGGTGGCAGTAGCCATGATTACCCCCGGGCCGGTAGTGATTACAGTTGGTTTTATCGGCTACCTGGTAGCAGGTTTTCCGGGAGCCTGTGTGGCTGCCCTTGCAACTTTTCTTCCCTGTTATATTTTTACGGTCGCCCTTGCCCCGCCGTTTAAGAAGATTGCAAAGAATACCAGTATCAAGGCATTTGTTGATGGAATTACGGCAGCAGTTATTGGCGCGCTAGTGGGATCGGTGATTGTGATCGGCATGCGTTCTATTAAAGATATTCCAACGGCGCTTATTGCAATAGCAGCAGTACTAGCGCTTATTTACATCAAAAAACTTCAGGAGCCATACCTTATCGGCGCTGCTGCAATCATCGGTTTACTTATCAAGTTTATATAA
- a CDS encoding NAD(P)-dependent dehydrogenase (short-subunit alcohol dehydrogenase family) (product_source=COG1028; cath_funfam=3.40.50.720; cog=COG1028; pfam=PF13561; superfamily=51735), producing the protein MSKLKNKVAVVTGGNRGIGFGIAEAFKSEGAAGAIVGRNHLTLELAAAQLGNDFIAINADVTNLADLERVFKDTAEKFGKIDVLVANAGAGTTGTVADVNEADYNKTMNLNLKSVYFTVQKALPYMNDGGSIILIGSNAAHRAYPSFGLYGAAKAAVIFLAKSFSNDLLARKIRVNVITPGTTDTPAFDKFVPAEQIDAVKTQFASAMPIGRIGQPSDIGKTAVFLASEESSFLLGTEILVDGGMTYLAQ; encoded by the coding sequence ATGAGTAAATTAAAAAACAAAGTAGCCGTAGTTACGGGCGGGAATAGGGGTATTGGATTTGGTATTGCTGAAGCATTTAAAAGTGAAGGCGCTGCCGGAGCTATTGTAGGTAGGAATCACCTAACTTTAGAACTTGCTGCTGCTCAACTGGGCAATGATTTTATAGCCATCAATGCAGATGTAACTAACCTTGCCGATTTAGAAAGGGTTTTTAAAGATACAGCTGAAAAATTCGGCAAAATAGATGTGCTGGTAGCTAACGCAGGTGCAGGAACAACCGGAACAGTGGCAGATGTGAACGAAGCGGATTATAACAAAACCATGAACCTTAACCTGAAAAGTGTTTATTTCACGGTACAAAAAGCGTTACCTTATATGAATGATGGTGGCTCTATAATACTTATTGGGTCAAATGCCGCACATCGGGCATACCCCTCATTCGGGCTTTACGGCGCTGCAAAAGCTGCAGTGATCTTTTTGGCGAAAAGCTTCTCGAACGATTTGTTAGCCAGAAAGATCAGGGTAAATGTAATCACACCGGGTACTACAGACACACCTGCATTTGATAAGTTCGTACCAGCAGAACAGATCGATGCGGTGAAAACACAATTTGCAAGCGCAATGCCGATAGGCAGGATCGGGCAACCCTCAGACATTGGTAAAACAGCGGTTTTCCTTGCTTCTGAAGAATCATCGTTTTTGCTCGGCACCGAAATCCTTGTTGATGGTGGCATGACCTACTTAGCCCAGTAA
- a CDS encoding AraC-like DNA-binding protein (product_source=COG2207; cath_funfam=1.10.10.60; cog=COG2207; ko=KO:K20968; pfam=PF12833; smart=SM00342; superfamily=46689), which translates to MIIDHKKYDLFGKSIIQNIRIKAPFTFDFPITDNACFLYMLQGEMQYHRDEDWVNIPHKHALFLNCIQASKTISNLNEEGINEIMVINFHPDILKRIYDREMPVILQAPDRMVSNKSAEVLNNTFLIEKYIEGLLFYFQHPALVNEDILVLKLKEIILLLAQTANARAIQTIFSQLFSPTTYTFKQIIEANLFEQLSIETLAQLNNLSLSSFKREFARHYNDTPANYIKTKRLEKAAEMLLISNERIKDIAFNCGYNDLANFNKSFRDRYKCTPSDFRER; encoded by the coding sequence ATGATCATTGACCATAAAAAATACGATTTGTTTGGTAAATCCATTATCCAGAACATCAGGATAAAGGCGCCTTTTACCTTCGATTTTCCCATTACCGATAATGCCTGCTTTTTGTACATGTTACAGGGTGAAATGCAATATCACCGCGACGAAGACTGGGTAAATATTCCGCATAAACATGCCTTGTTTTTAAATTGCATTCAGGCCAGCAAAACCATCAGTAACTTAAATGAAGAGGGGATTAACGAAATTATGGTCATTAATTTTCATCCCGATATTTTAAAGCGGATCTACGACCGGGAGATGCCGGTTATACTTCAGGCACCTGATCGGATGGTTTCGAACAAAAGCGCCGAAGTTTTAAACAACACTTTTTTAATCGAAAAATATATCGAAGGCTTGCTGTTCTATTTTCAGCATCCAGCACTGGTTAATGAAGATATATTGGTTTTAAAGTTAAAAGAAATTATCCTGCTGCTGGCCCAAACCGCGAATGCCCGGGCCATACAAACCATATTTTCACAGCTTTTTTCACCTACTACCTATACGTTTAAGCAAATTATTGAGGCCAACCTGTTTGAACAGCTCAGTATCGAAACCTTGGCACAATTGAATAACTTGAGTTTATCGTCTTTTAAACGCGAATTTGCCAGACATTACAACGATACACCGGCCAATTATATCAAAACCAAAAGACTCGAAAAAGCGGCCGAAATGCTGTTAATTTCAAACGAAAGGATTAAAGACATTGCTTTTAATTGTGGTTATAATGATTTGGCCAATTTTAACAAAAGCTTTCGCGATAGGTATAAGTGTACACCTAGTGATTTTCGGGAACGTTAG
- a CDS encoding hypothetical protein (product_source=Hypo-rule applied; transmembrane_helix_parts=Inside_1_6,TMhelix_7_29,Outside_30_176) produces the protein MLTRSPFSMIRIFILTICFLAAGIFSAGAQQPPSYPKITGYFAILNPIGSWNKNGFTDNFSGVYTIGFPFGLNILKNDRFGVSFELVPSIRTEHGISKVNAVLFHPGAMFRFKHGFTFIGRAAFETSGRFGFTPVLNQVLLKGKSVSFYAAVPVPVRFGNAQPASLGAGIQLGVGF, from the coding sequence ATGTTAACAAGAAGCCCCTTTTCAATGATCAGAATCTTTATACTAACGATTTGCTTCCTGGCAGCAGGAATATTTTCCGCAGGTGCCCAACAGCCTCCATCTTACCCAAAAATAACAGGCTATTTCGCGATATTAAATCCTATAGGCAGCTGGAACAAGAACGGTTTTACCGATAATTTCTCAGGTGTATATACCATCGGTTTTCCTTTCGGGCTCAATATCCTGAAAAATGACCGTTTTGGGGTCAGCTTTGAGCTGGTACCTTCAATCAGGACGGAGCATGGCATTTCGAAGGTAAATGCTGTTCTTTTTCACCCTGGTGCGATGTTCCGTTTCAAACATGGCTTTACTTTTATCGGCAGAGCGGCATTTGAAACCAGTGGCAGGTTTGGTTTTACACCTGTTTTAAATCAGGTACTTTTAAAAGGCAAGAGTGTCAGTTTCTATGCAGCAGTTCCCGTTCCGGTGAGGTTTGGGAATGCTCAACCAGCCTCTTTGGGGGCGGGGATCCAGCTCGGGGTTGGTTTCTGA